A region from the Cucurbita pepo subsp. pepo cultivar mu-cu-16 unplaced genomic scaffold, ASM280686v2 Cp4.1_scaffold000219, whole genome shotgun sequence genome encodes:
- the LOC111784508 gene encoding S-protein homolog 1-like, with protein MTDSTLVVHCKSKDDDLGEHVINAGGNYNWSFKENLLQTTLFWCNFSSKHGQATGDVFWPEQQSWLADQCVGHNCIWTAGDQGISLHYNPTNTNNLMYRWK; from the coding sequence ATGACGGATTCAACTCTTGTCGTTCACTGCAAGTCGAAAGATGACGATCTGGGCGAGCATGTCATCAATGCCGGAGGCAATTACAACTGGAGCTTTAAAGAGAATCTTTTGCAAACAACATTGTTTTGGTGCAATTTTAGCAGCAAACATGGCCAAGCTACTGGTGATGTTTTCTGGCCAGAGCAACAAAGTTGGCTTGCTGATCAATGTGTTGGTCATAACTGCATTTGGACGGCGGgagaccaaggaatttccttGCATTATAATCCTACCAACACCAACAACTTAATGTATCGTTGGAAATGA